Sequence from the Phragmites australis chromosome 11, lpPhrAust1.1, whole genome shotgun sequence genome:
ATTTGGTGCtaactttcttcttcttcagtgaACGACAGTGCTCTTGATCAATTTTCGAAAGAATAAAAAGGAAGCAAGGTGCTGTACCGGGAGTGGAGTGCGCTTCTGGCAGTCCCTTCCAAGTGGAGTGCTGAAGCAGTAGCCATGTCCAGGTTTCTAGCAAGCACGCTAGCCCATGCACACAAGTGTTGTGAGCCCATCAGAAGCATCAGAGACATCCTCTGACGTAACTATACGGTGATGTTGTCACCGATATGTAATCTAATTAGAAACATTATCTGACGTAAAACATTATCTGACGTAATTACACTTGTGGTCACTGACACGTGACCCAAGTAAAGACATCTTCTGATGTAGCTGTACGCGTGATGTCGTCGCTGATGTGTGGGACCTACTAAGAGTTGAGTCGCATGTCCCCTGCAGTTACGTGTAAGGAATCATGTACACACCGCATACACTGGCAGGGGCAGAAACAGATCACGGCATTGCCATGCATGCCTATCTATCCATGCTAACGCAAAACTGCGATGTGCATGCGATCAAGCCTTGGCCATAGCTACACCTTGCACACTCAGCCATGGGCGCGCTCCGGAGCTTCCTCCTCTCCTACCCGGAGATCCTCCTGGCCGCGCTGTGCTTCCTCTCCTTTGCCGTCTTCCGCCTCGCGTTGCGCACGCGGCGGGGGCTCGCGCCGGTGAGCTGGCCCGTGGTGGGCATGATCCCGTTCGTGTTCGGGAACCTCGACCGCCTCCTCGACGCCACCACCGACGCGCTCCGCGAGTCCGGCTGCACGTTCATGTTCCGCGGGCCGTGGCTCGCGCGCGCGGACCTCCTGGTGACGTGCGACCCTGCCGCCGTCCACCACTGCCTGGCCGCTAACCACGGGAACTACGACAAGGGCCGGGACTTCGCCGAGATGTTCGACGTCGTCGGCGACGGGATGCTGGTCGCGGACGCCGCGTCGTGGGCGCGCCAGCGGCTCGTGGCCGCCACCGTCTTCGGCACCCCCGCGTTCCGGTCTTTCGTGCTGTCTACCGTCCAGCGGCAGGCGGAGCGTCTGCTGGTGCCGTTCCTGGaccgcgccgccgcggccgcacGGGAGGTCGAGCTCGAGGACGTGTTCATGCGGTTCTCGCTCGACGTGTCCTACGCCTCCGTGTTCGCCGCCGACCTCGACTCGCTGTCCATAGCCGCAGCAGCGGCGCCGTTCCCACCGTTCGGCCAGGCGACCAGGGTGGCCAGCGAGGCCGTGCTGTTCCGGCACGTCGTGCCGGCGTGGTGGTGGAAGCTGCTGAGGTGGCTCAACATCGGAATCGAGAGGAGGCTGGCTGAGGCCAAGGCGGTGCTCGACGAGTTCGTCTATCGCGAGATCGCCAAGCGGAAGTCCCAGCCCCTCTCCGTCGCCGGAAGCCAAGGAGAAGGCGGCGACTTCCTGTCCATGTACATGGCTTGGCCGAGGGACCCCGGCATGACCGACCGGCAGAGGGACCAGTTCCTCCGCGACGCCGCCGTTGGGTACATGTTCGCGGCCAAGGACCTCATCGCCGCCGCGCTCACCTGGTTCTTCTACATGCTCTGCACGCACCCGCACGTCGAGGCCAAGATCCTCAACGAGCTCAAGTCCCTGCACCCCACCGCCACCGTCAGATCCACCGGTGGCGGCGAGCACGCCGTGTTCGACAGCGACACACTCCGTTCGGCGTCCTACCTCCACGCGGCGGTCCTCGAGACGTTGCGGTTGTTCCCTCCGGCACCGTTCGAGGAGAAGGAGGCGCTCGGCGATGACGTTCTGCCGGACGGCACGAGAGTGGCCAAGGGCACGCCGGTCATCTTCTGCATATACGCCATGGGCAGAATAGAGGGGATATGGGGCGGCGGCTGCCACGAGTTCCGGCCGGAGCGGTGGCTGTCCGGCAGCGGCCGAGTCCGACACGAGCCGAGCCACAAGTTCGCCGCGTTCAACTGCGGCCCGAGGAGCTGCCTCGGAAAGAATCTGGGGCTCAGCAACCTCAAGATCGCCGCAGCGGCGATCATATACAATTTCCGGGTGGAGCTCGTCGACGGCCATGTCGTCGAGCCGCAGAACTCGGTGGTGCTCCACACCAAGAACGGGCTGAGGGTTAGAGTCATGAGAAGGGAGGCAGCTTGATGCATTATGCTACCAACTTGCTTCTAGCTTGGAGTAGAAATACAAAGCCAAATGAGAAAGCTGAAAATAAAGAAGCGAACTGCAGTTTGTAGATGGTTGATTTCATATGTATGTTTTTATTCAGTTAAGATTTGTAACCGGGTATTAGCTAGAACACCAGTTACTTTCAGTTCATGGGATGGTGATAGTGTACAAACAGTTTGgaatttatgaaatttacagAACAGAGATATGTGAGCTCCACGAGTGCACAACTGCCCGCACATATAaagtattataaaaaaaatgagcacCGAGGGAGAGGACGTCCCCTTAGTATTTCATTAAGAGGATGTCAGGTCTCGAACCCGGACTGGCTCAGTGAGATCGTGCTCGACTGACCGTTAGTACCGTGAGAGGCTTAGCATACAAGTATTATAGCTGATCTGAAACCTGGGTTGCATAGGTACTGTTAGATCATGCCTCAAACAGAAAATTCCTTTAATTATAAAATATGGAAGAACAGATTCCCAATTAATCCGCTCAAGTAATTTCATATCCATTGGATCGATGTCCCGAATTCCTGATTGTTCTGCTTAGGTAAATTTAGCAGCACGAAATGTTCACAAGCTTCAGGCAGAGAAAAGGAATTGCTGCATATATTTTCAGGCATGTCCACAAGTTCAGTAATCTGTAATCTACACTCAGGTAAGAGCTGACAGTGCTGATAATCTTAATGAGAAGCCTTCTTTCATGGTAATCTTAATGTTCAAAGCATAAATGATTCTTACATTACTTTGATCCCCAAAAAAGACCACCCTATGACAGTGTCTGATTATAGGCTCATCTCTCTTCTTAACTCATCTATCAAGTTGATCACAAAGCTCTTGGCTAACAGACTTCAatcaacaatcaatcaatatggCTTTATTAAAGCTAGATCCATTCAAGATTATCTAGCTTGGGCCTTTGAGTATCTTCATCTGTGCCACAAAAGCAATAAAGCACTAGTCATCCTTAAGCTTGACTTTGAGAAAGCTTTCGATGAAATTGAGCATCAAGTTATTATTGATATTTTAAGGCATAAAGGTTTTGGTAACAGATGGATAAACTGGATCAGTAGCATCCTCAACTCTAGAACTTTCTCCATTCTATTAAATGGAGTCCCTGGCAAAAAAATTCATTGTAGGAGAGGTGTCTGACAGGGAggccctctctctcccctcctaTTTGTTTTACAATCAATAGTTAATAAAGCCAAGGAGCAATGACTTTTAAATCTCCCTTTGAATAGAGGAGTGGGCACTGATTTTCCTATTATATAGTATGTTGATGATACATTGTTAATTATGGAAACCTGCCCTCGCTAACTTTTTGTTCTCAAAGCTCTACTCAATACTTTTGCAGACTCCACATGTCTTAAAGTCAATTATAATAAATTTCTCATGGTACCCATAAATGTCTCTCAAGATAAAATGGCTCATCTTTGCAATAATTTTGGTTGTCAAATGGGATCTTTGCCTTTTATATACCTCAACCTCCCTTTGGGAATTACTAAACCCAAAATTGAGCACTTTTTGCCTCTAGTTCAGAGATTAGAAAGAAGATTGGTTTCCTGCTCAATTTTTCTCTCACAGGCTAGAAAATAAGAAATGGTGAACTCAGTGATCTCTTCTTTGCCCTCTTTTTACATGTGCACTTTAAAGCTTCCCTCAACAGTGGTAAAACAAATCAATGCCTATAGGAGGCATGTCTTTGGAGAGGCTCCGATCTCAATGCCAATAAGCCTCCTTTGGCAGCTTGGAAAATGGTATGTAAACCAAAATCAGAAGGTGGTCGGGGTATTCTTAGGCTTAGAACTCACAATGATACTCTTCTTCTAAAAAATTGCATAAATTTTTCAACAAGACAGATCTCCCTTGGGTCCATCTTCTTTGGCAATCATACTATTCTAATGGTAAACTGCGTGGGCCTCAGACAAAAGGATCATTTTGGTGGACGGACATTCTTAAATTGTTACATCTTTTCAAAGGCATTGCAGCTGCTCAAGTTGGAATTGGACTCACAATTCTTTTTTGGCAAGACCTTTGGAATGGTCAGCTTCTTGAACATAAGTTTCCTGAGCTTTATTCTTACAGGTCTAACAAGTGTATCATTCTTCAGAATGTGGGCTCCCTTGATCAACTTATTAATCTTTTCCATCTGCCTCTCTCAATTCAAGCCTTCACTCAATTTTCTGAATTGGAGGTTTTGTTGCATTCTGTGTCCATGACTCAAAATGCTGATCAATGGCTTTATATATGGGGTAATAATCTTTTCTCTTCCCCCAAAACATATAAACATCTTCTGGGTCATACCAGTGTACATCAAGCTTTTCGTTGGCTTTGGAAATCTTCTTGTCAACCCAAGCATAAAGTGTTATTTTGGCTACTCTTAAAAGATAGACTGAACATGAGAGGGCTTTTTCGGCGCAAAAATATGACTCTAGACTCATACACTTGCAAGCTTTGTGTCCTTCAGAGAGAAGAAACTATAGCCCATCTATTCCTTCATTGTAACTTTGCTAAAGCTTGCTGGGCTCTTCTTGGCTTGCAACAGTACAGAAGGCTTCAGCCTTTGCAAATTCCTAAGGTTTTCAGACAAAGGTTGGGGGTTCCTTTCTTCATGGAGATTATTATTCTTATGACTTGGAGCATTTGGAAGGAACAGAATGACTGGATTCTCAAGTCTCAAGATCCCAACACCCAGACTTGCAAAGCAAGATTCATTCATGAATTTGCCATGGTTATCCATCGTGCAAAAGAAACTTACAAAGCTCTAATGCAAAGCTGGCTTTCCTCATTCTCTGTATAATTTTAGTTATTCTCCTAGTTTGTTCTTTTTATGCTGTAATTTGTACATTGGGTTTGTTGttttctaatatatatattaatctGTAGGGGCTTGCCCCTcctgttcattaaaaaaaaagaaccaaacacgCTTGTAGTTCTAGTTCTCACAAGAATATGCTTTACATTGCCCTGAAATGTTAGACTAATTAGCAGCCTCAACTGATTGGGGTTACTTCTATCTGATCTGATCTAGATCTGTGTGAACTTGTACAAATGAGAGAAGGGTC
This genomic interval carries:
- the LOC133885804 gene encoding noroxomaritidine synthase-like, whose translation is MGALRSFLLSYPEILLAALCFLSFAVFRLALRTRRGLAPVSWPVVGMIPFVFGNLDRLLDATTDALRESGCTFMFRGPWLARADLLVTCDPAAVHHCLAANHGNYDKGRDFAEMFDVVGDGMLVADAASWARQRLVAATVFGTPAFRSFVLSTVQRQAERLLVPFLDRAAAAAREVELEDVFMRFSLDVSYASVFAADLDSLSIAAAAAPFPPFGQATRVASEAVLFRHVVPAWWWKLLRWLNIGIERRLAEAKAVLDEFVYREIAKRKSQPLSVAGSQGEGGDFLSMYMAWPRDPGMTDRQRDQFLRDAAVGYMFAAKDLIAAALTWFFYMLCTHPHVEAKILNELKSLHPTATVRSTGGGEHAVFDSDTLRSASYLHAAVLETLRLFPPAPFEEKEALGDDVLPDGTRVAKGTPVIFCIYAMGRIEGIWGGGCHEFRPERWLSGSGRVRHEPSHKFAAFNCGPRSCLGKNLGLSNLKIAAAAIIYNFRVELVDGHVVEPQNSVVLHTKNGLRVRVMRREAA